One stretch of Geoalkalibacter ferrihydriticus DSM 17813 DNA includes these proteins:
- the nth gene encoding endonuclease III, translating into MSTAASRRAAALVVLSVLETTHADAHCALHHADPWQLLVATMLSAQCTDERVNQVTPALFARYPDVAAFAEADLGELEEAIRSTGFFRNKARSIQAAARVLLTDFAGRVPTSLEQLVSLPGVGRKTANVVLGVAFGQAGMVVDTHVKRIAFRLGWTAEQDPEKIERDLRWLLPAEKWTQTGHVLIFHGRRICKAPTPQCSHCPVSKPCPRRGVVNSR; encoded by the coding sequence TTGAGCACCGCAGCGAGCCGCCGCGCGGCAGCCCTCGTGGTTCTGTCTGTGTTGGAGACAACCCACGCGGATGCGCATTGCGCGCTGCATCATGCCGATCCATGGCAGTTGTTGGTGGCGACCATGCTGTCGGCGCAATGTACCGACGAGCGGGTCAATCAGGTCACACCGGCACTTTTTGCCCGCTATCCTGATGTCGCGGCATTTGCCGAGGCGGATCTGGGCGAGTTGGAAGAAGCCATTCGGTCGACGGGATTTTTTCGCAACAAGGCACGCAGCATTCAGGCTGCGGCGCGGGTGTTGTTAACCGATTTCGCCGGACGGGTACCGACAAGCCTGGAACAACTGGTGAGTCTGCCCGGTGTCGGGCGCAAAACCGCCAACGTCGTTCTGGGTGTGGCCTTCGGCCAGGCCGGCATGGTGGTCGACACCCACGTAAAGCGCATTGCTTTTCGGCTAGGGTGGACGGCGGAGCAGGATCCTGAGAAAATAGAGAGAGATCTTCGATGGTTATTGCCGGCTGAAAAATGGACGCAAACCGGGCATGTCCTCATTTTCCATGGACGGCGCATCTGTAAGGCGCCGACTCCCCAATGTTCGCACTGTCCGGTGAGCAAACCCTGCCCCCGCCG